In Fusobacterium canifelinum, a genomic segment contains:
- the whiA gene encoding DNA-binding protein WhiA, giving the protein MSYSSNVKQEITKKVPITNLECLAEILSIFENKSISVKDGIEIKMENSILAKRVYSLIKATSSLKFGIKYSITKKFTEHKVYTITLYQQKGLKEFLNSFKFSYLDIIQNDEIFRGYIRGFFLSCGYIKDPKKEYSLDFFVDNVELADKIYNILFSKKKKIFKTNKKNKILVYLRNSEDIMDILVLMDALQHFFEYEETTIIKNLKNKTIREMNWEVANETKTLNTGNYQIKMIKYIGEKIGLNSLSPVLEEAAFLRLNNPEDSLQSLADMINISKSGIRNRFRRIEEIYNSLLEEEKNS; this is encoded by the coding sequence GTGTCTTATAGTTCAAATGTAAAGCAAGAAATCACAAAAAAAGTCCCTATCACAAATTTAGAATGTTTAGCAGAAATATTATCTATTTTTGAAAATAAGTCAATATCTGTAAAAGATGGTATAGAAATAAAAATGGAAAATTCTATTTTAGCTAAAAGAGTATATTCGTTAATTAAAGCAACAAGTTCTTTAAAGTTTGGTATAAAGTATTCAATTACAAAAAAATTTACAGAACATAAGGTATATACTATAACTTTGTATCAACAAAAGGGTTTAAAAGAATTTTTAAATAGTTTTAAATTTTCATATCTTGATATAATTCAAAACGATGAAATATTTAGAGGATATATAAGAGGTTTCTTTTTGAGTTGTGGTTATATAAAAGACCCTAAGAAAGAATATTCCTTAGACTTTTTTGTAGATAATGTAGAGTTAGCAGATAAAATTTATAATATTTTATTTTCTAAAAAGAAAAAAATATTTAAAACAAACAAGAAAAATAAAATTTTAGTCTATTTAAGAAATTCAGAAGATATAATGGATATATTAGTTTTAATGGATGCACTTCAACATTTTTTTGAATATGAAGAGACAACTATTATAAAGAACTTAAAAAATAAAACAATTAGAGAAATGAATTGGGAAGTAGCTAATGAAACAAAAACTTTAAACACTGGAAATTATCAAATAAAAATGATAAAGTATATAGGTGAAAAAATTGGACTTAATAGTTTAAGTCCTGTCTTAGAAGAAGCTGCTTTTTTAAGGTTAAATAATCCAGAAGACTCTTTACAAAGTTTAGCAGATATGATAAATATATCTAAGTCTGGAATAAGAAATCGTTTTAGAAGAATAGAAGAAATATATAATTCTCTCTTAGAAGAAGAAAAAAATAGTTAG
- a CDS encoding M20 family metallopeptidase yields MNVKNITKKYKDYIIEKRRYFHMNPEPSFNEYNTSKVIQEELKNIGIPFEVFAKTGIIATIKGQNPGKTVLLRADMDALEVCEKNNVSYKSQKEGLMHACGHDGHIAMLLGAAHVLNEIKNDISGEIKLFFQPAEEIAKGAKAMIEESKIIDSIDAAFAIHLWQGVPVGKISLESGARMAAADLFSIKVKGKSGHGSMPHETIDAVVVASAIVMNLQHLVSRNTNPLDTLVVTVGKLTAGTRHNIIAGEALLEGTIRSFSDEVWKKVPEQIERVVKNTAAAYDAKVEINLVRATPPLVNNQDISDILKASAIKLYGEEVVTKYEKTPGGEDFAYFTQAVPGALAFVGIRNDEKGINSPHHNETFDMDEDALEIGANLYAQFAIDFLNSKK; encoded by the coding sequence ATGAATGTAAAAAATATAACAAAAAAATATAAGGATTATATAATTGAAAAAAGAAGATATTTTCACATGAATCCTGAACCAAGTTTCAATGAATATAACACATCAAAAGTTATCCAAGAAGAGTTAAAAAATATAGGAATTCCTTTTGAAGTTTTTGCTAAAACCGGAATTATAGCAACTATAAAAGGACAAAATCCCGGAAAAACTGTTTTGCTAAGAGCTGATATGGATGCACTTGAAGTATGTGAAAAAAATAATGTCAGCTATAAATCACAAAAAGAAGGTTTAATGCATGCTTGTGGACATGATGGACACATTGCTATGCTGTTAGGAGCTGCTCATGTCCTAAATGAAATTAAAAATGATATTTCTGGAGAAATTAAATTATTTTTTCAACCTGCTGAAGAAATCGCAAAGGGTGCCAAAGCTATGATAGAAGAAAGTAAAATAATTGATTCTATTGATGCTGCTTTTGCTATTCATTTATGGCAAGGAGTTCCAGTTGGTAAAATTTCTTTAGAAAGTGGTGCTCGTATGGCTGCAGCAGATTTGTTTTCAATTAAAGTGAAAGGAAAATCTGGACACGGCTCTATGCCACATGAAACTATTGATGCTGTTGTAGTTGCTTCTGCAATAGTTATGAATTTGCAACATCTAGTAAGCAGAAATACAAATCCATTAGATACTTTAGTTGTTACTGTTGGAAAACTAACTGCTGGAACAAGACATAATATCATAGCAGGTGAAGCTCTTTTAGAAGGAACCATTAGATCTTTTTCAGATGAAGTTTGGAAAAAAGTTCCTGAACAAATAGAAAGAGTTGTAAAAAATACAGCTGCTGCTTATGATGCAAAGGTTGAAATCAATTTAGTAAGGGCAACTCCTCCTCTTGTTAATAACCAAGATATATCTGATATTTTAAAAGCTTCTGCTATAAAATTGTATGGTGAAGAAGTTGTTACAAAATATGAAAAAACTCCTGGTGGAGAAGATTTTGCATATTTCACACAAGCCGTTCCTGGAGCATTGGCATTTGTTGGTATAAGAAATGATGAAAAGGGAATAAATTCTCCTCATCATAATGAAACATTTGATATGGATGAGGATGCATTAGAAATAGGAGCAAACTTATATGCACAATTTGCAATAGATTTTTTAAACTCAAAAAAATAA
- a CDS encoding DUF6282 family protein — protein MKNIEKCLSLIKGAYDLHVHSTPSHIKRKIDDIELLEMAEKYQMAGVMIKNHYESTAGRAELLNKHFNFKTKAFSGIVLNSPVGGINPYAAESALKLGAKFVWLPTRDALHCLKYGNMEGDFFNREGITIFDSDGNLKSSFFELLQVIKKYNAVLATGHISIEESLIVCEEATKFGVKTVLTHPDWKRTKFPLETQKKISDMGVFIEKVWANFEDGDINLEDFIESIRVIGPEKIFLTTDRGQYNRDYPINCYLMFIDMLIENNFSDEEIKIMTSYNPYKLIK, from the coding sequence ATGAAAAATATAGAAAAATGTTTAAGTTTAATCAAAGGAGCATATGATTTACATGTACATTCAACACCATCTCATATTAAAAGAAAAATAGATGATATTGAACTTTTAGAAATGGCTGAAAAATACCAAATGGCAGGTGTTATGATAAAAAATCATTATGAATCTACTGCTGGAAGAGCAGAACTTTTAAATAAGCATTTTAATTTTAAAACAAAAGCTTTTAGTGGAATTGTTTTAAATAGTCCAGTTGGTGGAATAAATCCATATGCTGCAGAAAGTGCATTAAAGCTTGGAGCTAAATTTGTATGGTTACCAACAAGAGATGCATTACATTGTTTAAAATATGGAAATATGGAAGGAGACTTCTTTAATAGAGAAGGAATTACAATTTTTGATTCAGATGGAAATTTAAAAAGTAGTTTTTTTGAATTACTACAAGTGATAAAGAAGTATAATGCTGTACTTGCTACAGGTCATATAAGTATAGAAGAAAGTTTGATAGTCTGTGAAGAAGCTACTAAATTTGGGGTAAAAACTGTATTAACTCATCCTGATTGGAAAAGAACCAAATTTCCACTGGAAACACAAAAAAAAATATCAGATATGGGAGTTTTTATTGAAAAAGTTTGGGCAAATTTTGAGGATGGAGATATCAATTTGGAAGATTTTATTGAAAGTATAAGAGTAATAGGGCCTGAAAAAATTTTTTTAACTACAGATAGAGGACAATATAATAGAGATTATCCAATAAATTGTTATTTAATGTTTATTGATATGTTAATAGAAAATAATTTCTCTGATGAAGAAATAAAAATAATGACATCTTATAATCCTTACAAACTAATAAAATAA
- a CDS encoding bifunctional riboflavin kinase/FAD synthetase: MIVVNDILTTDIDFNDTYVAIGNFDGVHYGHKMLIKEAIKAARENGKQAVVFTFENHPMEVLFPERKFEYINTNEEKLYLLESLGVDVVIMQKVNQEFLEYTPLEFVRILKNKLKVKEIFIGFNFSFGKGGVGKAQDLEYLAEVHNIKVNELPPVTLDGELVSSSAIRKKIANSDFDGAIKFLDHPMLVIGEVIHGKKIARELGFPTTNIKMDNRLYPPFGIYGAFLQVGDKNSQVLYGVVNVGYNPTLKQEISLEAHILDFNREVYGEKVYIQIVKFMREEKKFSSVDELKATIQADVDRWKLFKREMKYGRSCIKAQ; encoded by the coding sequence ATGATAGTGGTAAATGATATATTGACAACAGATATTGATTTTAATGATACTTATGTAGCTATAGGAAATTTTGATGGAGTACATTATGGACATAAAATGCTTATAAAAGAAGCAATAAAAGCAGCTAGAGAAAATGGAAAACAAGCTGTTGTATTTACTTTTGAAAATCATCCTATGGAAGTATTATTCCCTGAGAGAAAGTTTGAGTATATAAATACGAATGAAGAAAAACTATATCTTCTTGAATCTTTAGGAGTAGATGTTGTTATAATGCAAAAGGTTAATCAGGAATTTTTAGAGTATACTCCTTTAGAATTTGTTAGAATCTTAAAAAATAAATTGAAAGTAAAAGAAATTTTTATAGGTTTCAATTTTTCTTTTGGTAAAGGTGGAGTAGGAAAAGCTCAAGATTTAGAATATTTGGCAGAAGTTCATAATATAAAAGTTAATGAATTACCCCCTGTTACATTAGATGGAGAACTAGTTAGTTCATCTGCAATAAGGAAAAAAATAGCTAATTCAGATTTTGATGGAGCAATAAAATTTTTAGACCATCCAATGTTAGTTATTGGAGAAGTTATACATGGTAAAAAAATAGCAAGAGAGCTTGGATTTCCAACTACTAATATAAAAATGGATAATAGATTATATCCACCTTTTGGAATATATGGAGCTTTTTTACAAGTAGGAGATAAAAATTCGCAGGTTTTATATGGAGTTGTAAATGTTGGATATAATCCAACTTTAAAGCAGGAAATAAGTTTGGAAGCTCATATATTAGATTTTAATAGAGAAGTCTATGGAGAAAAAGTATATATACAAATAGTTAAATTTATGAGAGAAGAAAAAAAGTTTTCTTCAGTAGATGAATTAAAAGCAACTATTCAAGCTGATGTAGATAGATGGAAATTATTTAAAAGAGAGATGAAATATGGAAGAAGTTGTATTAAAGCTCAATAA
- a CDS encoding segregation and condensation protein A has translation MEEVVLKLNNFEGPFDLLLSLIEKNKMKISDINISQLIDEYLEVLKVSKRENIEIKSDFIIIASELIEIKTLNLLNLDKDKEKETNLRRRLEEHKIFKEVVPKVAELEKEFNISYSRGESKRVIKKIAKDYDLTSLTTDDILEVYKKYFDTVDMSEMMELNLMKQYDIKEVMDNILMKIYFKKWLIDDLFLEAENKLHLIYIFLAILELYKDAKVDIDNGEITKC, from the coding sequence ATGGAAGAAGTTGTATTAAAGCTCAATAATTTTGAGGGACCTTTTGATTTACTTTTAAGTCTAATAGAAAAAAATAAAATGAAAATTTCTGATATAAATATTTCTCAATTAATAGATGAGTATTTAGAAGTTCTAAAGGTATCTAAAAGAGAAAATATAGAGATAAAATCAGATTTTATTATAATTGCTTCAGAATTAATTGAAATTAAAACTTTAAATCTTCTTAACTTAGATAAAGATAAAGAAAAGGAAACTAACCTTAGAAGAAGACTTGAAGAACATAAAATATTTAAGGAAGTTGTTCCAAAAGTTGCTGAATTAGAAAAAGAGTTTAACATCTCTTATTCAAGAGGAGAAAGTAAAAGAGTAATAAAAAAGATTGCTAAAGATTATGATTTAACTTCGCTTACAACAGATGATATTCTTGAAGTTTACAAGAAATATTTTGATACAGTTGATATGTCAGAAATGATGGAATTAAATCTAATGAAACAATATGATATAAAAGAAGTTATGGATAATATATTGATGAAAATTTATTTTAAAAAATGGCTTATAGATGATTTATTTTTGGAAGCTGAAAATAAATTACATTTAATATATATTTTCTTAGCTATTTTAGAATTATATAAAGATGCTAAGGTAGATATTGATAATGGAGAGATAACAAAATGTTAA
- a CDS encoding TRAP transporter substrate-binding protein, whose protein sequence is MKLMKLLFLLFFSMIFLIACKENKEEEIKKIQIGFTTAAIDSDPYYIFAKNFSEIVDKKTNGRIKIEVKGGGQLGQEGEMFTGMQIGTTDMAVMTNAYVSGYIPAAGLFDLPFIFKNNEEAARILNGQLGTEVLNEYEKFGIKALAYGEGGFRHLVTLKNQVRKPEDFKGLKIRCMETESYIATYAALGTNAVPMAWSETITGLQQGTIDGLDIPISVIYANGFSDIAKDLNLTGHFYSPLIICMSKKVFDSFDENDKKILIESAKEAGQICRDFNKNSESKMLEEMKAQGMEIIDDVDIQAFQNILKDFYSKRAENIGKDYVEKLMKEIK, encoded by the coding sequence ATGAAATTAATGAAATTATTATTTTTGCTGTTTTTTAGTATGATTTTTCTGATTGCTTGTAAAGAAAATAAAGAAGAAGAGATAAAAAAAATTCAAATTGGTTTTACAACAGCTGCTATTGATAGTGATCCATATTATATATTTGCTAAAAATTTTTCAGAAATAGTAGATAAAAAGACTAATGGAAGAATAAAAATAGAAGTAAAAGGTGGAGGACAACTTGGTCAAGAGGGAGAAATGTTTACAGGAATGCAAATAGGAACAACTGATATGGCAGTTATGACAAATGCTTATGTAAGTGGTTATATTCCAGCAGCTGGTTTATTTGATTTGCCTTTTATATTTAAAAATAATGAAGAAGCTGCAAGAATACTAAATGGACAACTTGGAACAGAAGTATTAAATGAATATGAAAAATTTGGAATAAAAGCACTTGCTTATGGTGAAGGTGGTTTTAGACATTTGGTTACTCTAAAAAATCAAGTAAGGAAGCCAGAAGACTTTAAGGGATTAAAAATTCGTTGTATGGAAACAGAAAGCTATATAGCTACTTATGCAGCTTTAGGAACTAATGCAGTTCCAATGGCTTGGTCCGAAACTATAACAGGTTTACAACAAGGAACAATTGATGGTTTAGACATCCCAATAAGTGTTATTTATGCAAATGGATTTTCAGATATAGCAAAGGATTTAAACTTAACAGGTCATTTTTATTCTCCACTAATTATTTGTATGTCAAAGAAAGTTTTTGATAGTTTTGATGAAAATGACAAAAAAATTTTAATAGAATCTGCAAAAGAAGCTGGTCAAATATGTCGAGATTTCAATAAAAATTCTGAGAGTAAAATGTTAGAAGAAATGAAAGCACAAGGTATGGAAATTATAGATGATGTTGATATTCAAGCTTTTCAAAATATTTTAAAAGATTTTTACTCAAAAAGAGCCGAAAATATTGGTAAAGATTATGTAGAAAAACTTATGAAAGAAATTAAATAA
- a CDS encoding TRAP transporter small permease, with amino-acid sequence MEKFNKYIDKIIFTLIAISFIILILSCVLQVFTRFVLNNSLSWTEELSRYTFIWSNFLGAIFCTKKGTHAIVTVITDSLGKKKKNVLNIIVNLIVAIINLIVIIYGFNVAYAVRTQLSPALRVSMSFVYGAAPFSALFILYYSLFNIIKDYKSFIQEEGKND; translated from the coding sequence ATGGAAAAATTTAATAAATATATTGATAAAATAATTTTTACTTTAATAGCAATTAGTTTTATTATCCTTATTTTATCTTGTGTATTACAAGTTTTTACAAGATTTGTATTAAATAATTCTTTATCATGGACAGAAGAACTTTCAAGGTATACATTTATCTGGTCTAATTTTTTAGGAGCTATTTTTTGTACAAAAAAGGGAACTCATGCAATTGTAACAGTAATTACAGATTCTTTAGGAAAAAAGAAAAAAAATGTTTTAAATATAATTGTTAATTTAATAGTAGCCATTATTAATTTAATAGTTATTATATATGGATTTAATGTTGCTTATGCTGTTAGAACTCAATTAAGTCCAGCTTTAAGAGTTAGTATGTCTTTTGTTTATGGAGCTGCTCCTTTCTCTGCATTATTTATTTTATATTATTCATTATTTAATATTATAAAAGATTACAAAAGTTTTATTCAAGAGGAGGGGAAAAATGACTAG
- a CDS encoding TRAP transporter large permease encodes MTSLTFVIMIFFILIGVPVAYSILGAGTLFLIISGMKPLLLIPQRMTTGLDSFPLLAVPLFIFVGELMDRGGISRRMVNWAESLLGWIPGGLGIVTIASCAMFAALTGSGPATVAAIGSIMIPSLVKNGYSLKQAAGMTAAGGALGPIIPPSIPMIIYGVTMSLSIPKMFIAGIVPGIFLMFLLIIINIFISIKNPQILKESRKRFSLKELIINTWKSLGALLLPIIILGGIYSGVFTPTEAAAIGVVYSLIIGIFVYKEIAIKDLLKLLVKSMETAAMINIIIAAANLLSWIMSATEIGKTIINILTQFIHTKATYLIVLMLILFIVGALMDTVAAIIILAPVLVPFGIQLGLDPLHLGMIFVINLVIGYVTPPFGYNLFTACSITGLKFNDIVKGVLPFLLIEIVAVFLFAFIPEIILFLPRIIG; translated from the coding sequence ATGACTAGTTTAACTTTTGTTATAATGATATTTTTTATTTTGATTGGTGTACCAGTAGCATATAGCATACTAGGAGCAGGGACATTATTTTTAATTATTAGTGGTATGAAACCTCTTCTATTAATACCTCAAAGGATGACAACAGGTCTAGATTCTTTTCCTTTACTTGCTGTTCCATTATTTATATTTGTTGGAGAGTTAATGGATAGAGGAGGTATTTCCAGAAGAATGGTAAATTGGGCAGAAAGTTTATTAGGTTGGATTCCTGGGGGATTAGGTATAGTTACTATAGCTTCTTGTGCAATGTTTGCAGCACTAACTGGTTCTGGTCCAGCAACAGTCGCTGCCATTGGAAGTATTATGATACCTTCTCTTGTAAAAAATGGTTACTCTTTAAAACAAGCCGCTGGAATGACTGCAGCTGGAGGTGCATTAGGTCCAATTATTCCACCAAGCATACCGATGATAATTTATGGTGTTACTATGAGTTTATCTATTCCTAAAATGTTTATTGCTGGTATTGTTCCTGGAATATTTTTAATGTTTTTATTAATAATCATTAATATATTTATTTCAATAAAAAATCCTCAAATTTTAAAGGAAAGTAGAAAAAGGTTTTCATTAAAAGAATTAATTATAAATACTTGGAAGTCTTTAGGTGCATTACTATTACCAATAATAATTCTAGGTGGTATTTATTCTGGTGTTTTTACTCCTACAGAAGCTGCTGCAATAGGAGTGGTTTACTCACTAATTATAGGAATATTTGTATATAAGGAAATTGCAATAAAAGATTTACTTAAATTATTGGTAAAATCTATGGAAACTGCCGCAATGATAAATATAATAATAGCTGCTGCAAATTTATTATCATGGATAATGTCAGCAACTGAAATTGGAAAGACTATTATCAATATTTTAACTCAATTTATTCATACAAAAGCAACATATTTAATTGTATTGATGCTAATACTTTTTATAGTTGGAGCTTTGATGGATACAGTAGCTGCAATAATAATTTTAGCACCTGTCCTTGTTCCTTTTGGAATACAATTAGGACTAGATCCATTACATTTAGGAATGATTTTTGTAATTAATCTTGTTATTGGATATGTTACACCTCCATTTGGGTATAATTTATTTACTGCTTGTTCAATAACTGGTTTAAAATTTAATGATATTGTAAAAGGTGTTTTACCATTTTTATTGATAGAAATAGTTGCTGTATTCTTATTTGCTTTTATACCAGAAATCATATTATTTTTACCTAGAATAATTGGATAA
- the polA gene encoding DNA polymerase I: protein MKKAVLLDVSAIMYRAYFANMNFRTKNEPTGAVYGFINTLLSIINEFKPDYMAAAFDVKRSSLKRTEIYSDYKSNRQSAPEDLITQIPRIEEVLDAFNINRYKIEGYEADDVLGSLAKKLAKQDIEVIIVTGDKDLSQLVEKNITVALLGKGTEGEKFGTLKNSDDVLNYLGVVPEKIPDLFGLIGDKSDGIPGVTKIGEKKALAIFSQYDSLEKIYENIDNLKSIDGIGPSLIKNLVNEKDIAFMSRELAKIFTNLDINVEESGLQYGMDRERFYSLCKVLEFKMFIKKLGLEEKPQNPTLFSIENIEEKKDSPKVVEEIVNEKIEFTKEVSLNLTNRQLLIIDSESSFNEQKEYLINYKKIASIYYEELGIVISTEDKDFYFPLNHGGLLAQNIDRNLVVKFISELDIKFISYNFKTLLNLGISFKSMYMDMMIAYHLISSQTKIDPIIAIIEYSKLEPKDFKTTFGKVNVELITAQDFSKYLSDISIGILAIYDELNYLLKKEDLYKVLMENEMPLIPVLSLMERKGIEIDVQYFKSYSLELDKELLRIEKAIYEEAGEEFNINSPKQLGDILFVKMNLPSGKKTKTGYSTDVMVLEDLESYGYNIARLLLDYRKLNKLKTTYVDTLPLLVDENSRIHTTFNQIGTATGRLSSSEPNLQNIPVKTDDGIKIREGFVAGEGKVLMSIDYSQVELRVLTSMSKDENLIEAYKEEKDLHDLTARRIFNLSDSEDVSREQRTIAKIINFSIIYGKTPFGLAKELKIPVKDASEYIKKYFEQYPRVTTFEREVIEFGEEHGYVKTLFGRKRYISGIDSKNKTIKSQAERMAVNTVIQGTAAEVLKKVMVKVYDVLKDKEDIALLLQVHDELIFEVEKNSVEKYSEILADIMKNTVQLEDVKLNININIGKNWAEAK, encoded by the coding sequence ATGAAAAAAGCTGTACTTTTAGATGTGAGTGCAATAATGTATAGAGCATATTTTGCAAATATGAATTTTAGAACCAAAAATGAACCAACAGGAGCAGTATATGGTTTTATAAATACATTATTAAGTATAATAAATGAATTCAAACCAGACTATATGGCTGCTGCTTTTGATGTGAAAAGATCATCATTAAAGAGGACAGAAATATATAGTGATTATAAATCTAATAGACAATCAGCACCAGAAGATTTAATTACACAAATTCCAAGAATAGAAGAAGTGCTAGATGCTTTTAATATTAATAGATATAAAATAGAAGGTTATGAAGCAGATGATGTACTTGGAAGTTTAGCAAAAAAATTAGCAAAACAAGATATAGAAGTTATAATTGTAACAGGTGATAAAGACTTATCTCAATTAGTTGAAAAAAATATTACAGTTGCACTTTTAGGTAAAGGGACAGAAGGAGAAAAATTTGGAACATTAAAAAATTCAGATGATGTTCTAAATTATTTGGGTGTTGTGCCTGAAAAAATACCAGATTTATTTGGACTTATTGGAGATAAAAGTGATGGAATACCTGGAGTAACTAAAATAGGAGAAAAGAAAGCATTAGCTATATTCTCACAATATGATAGTTTAGAAAAAATTTATGAAAATATTGATAATTTAAAAAGTATAGATGGAATAGGCCCTTCTCTTATAAAAAATCTTGTAAATGAAAAAGATATTGCATTTATGAGTAGAGAACTTGCTAAAATTTTTACTAATTTAGATATAAATGTTGAAGAAAGTGGACTACAATATGGAATGGATAGAGAAAGATTTTATTCTCTATGTAAAGTCCTAGAATTTAAAATGTTTATAAAAAAATTAGGTTTAGAAGAAAAACCTCAAAATCCTACTTTATTTTCAATTGAAAATATAGAAGAAAAGAAAGATAGTCCAAAAGTAGTTGAAGAAATAGTAAATGAGAAAATTGAATTTACAAAAGAAGTTAGCTTAAATCTTACTAATAGACAACTTTTAATTATAGATAGTGAAAGTAGTTTTAATGAGCAAAAAGAATATTTAATTAATTACAAAAAAATAGCTTCTATTTATTATGAAGAATTAGGAATTGTTATATCAACAGAAGATAAAGATTTCTATTTTCCATTAAATCATGGGGGCTTACTTGCCCAAAATATAGATAGAAATTTAGTAGTCAAATTTATTTCAGAGCTTGATATAAAATTTATTTCATATAATTTTAAAACTTTATTAAATTTAGGTATAAGTTTTAAATCTATGTATATGGATATGATGATAGCTTATCATTTAATTAGTTCCCAAACTAAAATTGACCCAATAATAGCTATTATAGAATATTCAAAATTAGAACCAAAAGATTTTAAGACAACTTTTGGAAAAGTTAATGTAGAACTTATTACAGCACAAGATTTCTCAAAATATCTATCAGATATTAGTATAGGTATTTTAGCTATTTATGATGAGTTAAATTATTTACTAAAAAAAGAAGATTTATATAAAGTTTTAATGGAAAATGAGATGCCTTTAATTCCAGTGTTATCACTTATGGAAAGAAAAGGAATAGAGATAGATGTTCAATATTTTAAAAGTTATTCTTTGGAATTAGATAAAGAACTTTTAAGAATTGAAAAGGCTATTTATGAAGAAGCAGGAGAAGAGTTTAATATAAATTCACCTAAACAATTAGGAGATATATTATTTGTTAAAATGAATTTACCTAGTGGAAAGAAAACTAAAACAGGTTATTCGACAGATGTTATGGTTTTAGAGGACTTAGAAAGCTATGGCTATAATATAGCTAGATTACTTCTTGATTATAGAAAATTAAATAAATTAAAAACTACTTATGTAGATACTTTGCCACTTTTGGTTGATGAAAATTCAAGAATACATACAACTTTTAATCAAATAGGGACAGCAACAGGCAGACTTTCTTCATCAGAGCCTAACTTACAGAATATACCAGTAAAAACTGATGATGGTATTAAAATAAGAGAAGGTTTTGTTGCAGGAGAAGGAAAAGTCTTAATGAGTATAGACTATTCACAGGTTGAATTAAGAGTACTAACTTCAATGTCAAAAGATGAAAATCTAATAGAAGCCTATAAGGAAGAAAAAGATTTACATGATTTGACAGCAAGAAGAATATTTAACTTATCAGATTCTGAAGATGTATCAAGGGAACAAAGAACAATAGCTAAAATAATTAACTTTAGCATAATCTATGGAAAAACACCTTTTGGCTTAGCCAAAGAATTAAAAATACCTGTAAAAGATGCTTCTGAATATATTAAAAAATATTTTGAGCAATATCCAAGAGTTACAACTTTTGAAAGAGAAGTTATTGAATTTGGAGAAGAACATGGTTATGTTAAAACATTATTTGGAAGAAAAAGATATATAAGTGGTATTGATTCAAAAAATAAGACTATAAAATCTCAAGCTGAAAGAATGGCAGTAAATACAGTTATTCAAGGAACAGCAGCAGAAGTATTGAAAAAAGTTATGGTAAAAGTCTATGATGTTTTAAAAGATAAAGAAGATATAGCTTTACTATTACAAGTTCATGATGAATTAATATTTGAAGTAGAAAAGAATTCAGTTGAAAAATACTCAGAAATTTTAGCAGATATAATGAAAAATACAGTTCAACTAGAAGATGTAAAATTAAATATAAATATAAATATTGGTAAAAATTGGGCAGAGGCAAAATAA